A window of the Cucurbita pepo subsp. pepo cultivar mu-cu-16 chromosome LG01, ASM280686v2, whole genome shotgun sequence genome harbors these coding sequences:
- the LOC111776341 gene encoding F-box/FBD/LRR-repeat protein At1g13570-like: MGDILGMDHLSDLPQSIIECILTRLPIRDAIRTSILSRRWRYKWNTLTQLVFDDDCVAMSNDGIYEDLIYFITHVLFLHEGPIHKFHLSATYLQNTPDLDQWMLFLSRKGIRELIIELGDGEWFRVHSCLFNCSKLTLLELYRCELDPPPTFKGFLCLKSLKLHQVLIAPEDIESLIANCPLLETLALSYFDSLVLNICAPNLKYLYLEGEFRDICLKNTPLLVAISVALYMNDDTEPFGDNSDCNFEKFFGGVPYLEKLTGHVYFTKYLSIGNSARTLPVSHIYLRSIELHQVSFEDMNEILVVLRLITSSPNLEELHVSGSSNPVAASEAPDLDFWENECPSNCTFGKLKVVKTTDMSGVPHEMEFIKYLLRNCPVLETMSIRPCVYVTDRRLNMLIELLRFRRASPQAEILFIQE, translated from the exons ATGGGTGACATTTTGGGCATGGATCATTTAAGCGATCTGCCTCAGAGCATTATAGAATGCATTCTCACTAGGTTACCGATTAGAGATGCCATTAGAACCAGTATTTTATCTAGGAGATGGAGATATAAGTGGAATACCCTTACTCAACTTGTGTTTGATGATGATTGTGTTGCCATGTCCAACGATGGAATTTATGAAGAccttatatattttatcactcatgttctttttcttcatgaaGGTCCAATTCACAAGTTCCATCTTTCTGCTACCTACTTACAGAATACCCCAGATTTAGATCAGTGGatgcttttcctttcaaggaAGGGCATCAGGGAATTGATTATTGAATTGGGAGACGGTGAGTGGTTTAGGGTTCATTCTTGTCTTTTTAACTGTAGTAAATTGACCCTATTGGAGCTGTATCGTTGTGAATTGGATCCACCTCCTACCTTTAAGGGATTCTTATGCTTGAAAAGCCTAAAGCTTCATCAAGTTCTGATTGCACCCGAAGACATTGAAAGTCTTATTGCTAATTGTCCACTCCTTGAGACTCTGGCGCTTTCCTACTTCGATAGTCTAGTCCTTAATATCTGTGCTCCCAATCTCAAGTATCTCTATCTTGAAGGCGAGTTTAGAGACATATGTCTCAAAAACACGCCACTCTTGGTTGCAATTTCGGTTGCATTATATATGAATGATGATACTGAGCCCTTTGGTGACAATTCTGATTGCAATTTTGAGAAGTTTTTTGGTGGGGTGCCTTATCTTGAGAAACTTACAGGGCATGTTTATTTCACCAAG TATCTGAGTATAGGTAATAGTGCCAGAACTCTACCGGTTTCACATATCTATTTAAGGAGTATTGAACTGCACCAAGTCAGTTTTGAAGATATGAATGAGATACTTGTTGTGCTTCGCTTGATTACCAGCTCTCCGAATTTGGAGGAGCTGCATGTTTCg GGCTCCTCAAACCCTGTGGCTGCTTCAGAAGCACCTGACTTGGACTTTTGGGAGAATGAATGTCCTTCGAACTGTACATTTGGTAAACTTAAAGTTGTGAAAACGACAGATATGTCTGGTGTACCACACGAGAtggaatttattaaatatttgcttaGGAATTGTCCGGTGCTTGAGACAATGAGTATCAGACCTTGTGTCTATGTTACAGATCGACGGTTGAATATGTTGATTGAACTGTTAAGATTTAGGAGGGCTTCACCTCAAGCAGAAATTTTGTTCATCCAAGAATAG
- the LOC111791644 gene encoding uridine-cytidine kinase C-like, whose amino-acid sequence MAQDHSSCEFHQKRAGLLKDQVRLFKRKDSDRYEIVSIQDPLSFEKGFFIVIRASQLLAQKNDGIILVGLAGPSGAGKTVFTEKIMTFMPSIAIISMDDYNDASRIVDGNFDDPRLTDYDTLLQNVQDLKAGKQVQVPIYDFKSSSRVGYRTIEAPSSRIVIIEGIYALSERLRPLLDLRVSVRGGVHFDLVKRVLRDIQRAGQEPEEIIHQISETVYPMYKAFIEPDLETAHIKIINKFNPFTGFQSPTYILKSARKIREDQIKAVLSEDHIEHKEQTYDIYLLPPGEDPESCQSYLRMRNKEGKYSLMFEEWVTDNPFIISPRITFEVSVRLLGGLMALGYTIATILKRSSHVFSDQRVCVKIDWLEQLNRQNVQVQGKDRLVVKHVAEQLGLDGSYIPRTYIEQIQLEKLVNEVMALPDDLKSKLSLDEDLVSSPKEALSRASADRVSLRNRNLKSGISRSYTTQREKKMTGYASNHQRFVDRNSESPAMLANQGAMTQLSEQISSLNDRMDEFTTRIEELNSKLSFKRNSPSQQNMNLQAETCNGSVPTSYFVSGLGNGSLTGSIMPNSSSFSQLGKESPLMDEISGIARGQRQVMHQLDCLSNLVRERESGIERSRQVRTKKKTIMPDPEPLTLPLLLTIAVGGVGIFLYKGLLRRN is encoded by the exons ATGGCTCAAGATCATTCTAGTTGTGAATTTCATCAGAAACGAGCTGGTCTACTAAAAGACCAAGTGAGGTTGTTTAAGAGGAAGGATTCTGACCGCTATGAAATAGTTTCAATCCAAGATCCTTTGTCGTTTGAGAAAGGGTTCTTCATAGTTATTCGTGCCAGTCAGCTTCTAGCTCAGAAGAATGATGGAATAATATTGGTTGGTTTAGCTGGTCCATCTGGGGCTGGAAAAACTGTATTTACAGAAAAGATTATGACCTTTATGCCTAGTATTGCTATCATATCCATGGATGATTACAATGATGCAAGCCGAATTGTTGATGGAAACTTTGATG ATCCACGTTTGACTGACTACGACACCTTGCTCCAGAATGTTCAAGATTTAAAAGCAGGGAAGCAAGTCCAGGTCCcaatttatgatttcaaatCCAGTTCCAGAGTTGGATACAG GACCATTGAGGCTCCCAGCTCAAGGATTGTGATCATTGAAGGAATTTATGCTTTAAGTGAAAGGTTGAGGCCCCTATTGGACCTTAGAGTATCTGTTAGAGGTGGAGTACACTTCGACCTTGTGAAGAGGGTGTTACGTGACATCCAACGTGCTGGCCAAGAACCAGAAGAAATTATTCATCAAATCTCTGAAACA GTGTATCCAATGTACAAGGCTTTCATCGAACCAGATCTTGAAACTGCTCATataaaaatcatcaacaaattTAATCCCTTTACAGGATTTCAAAGCCCCACATACATTTTGAAG TCAGCGAGAAAGATAAGAGAAGATCAAATTAAGGCTGTGTTATCTGAAGATCATATAGAACATAAGGAGCAGACGTATGATATATATCTGTTGCCACCAGGAGAAGATCCAGAGTCTTGTCAATCATATCTAAGGATGCGcaataaagaaggaaaatacAGTCTCATGTTTGAG GAATGGGTTACTGATAATCCATTTATCATATCTCCAAGAATAACTTTTGAGGTCAGTGTGCGGCTTCTAGGAGGGCTGATGGCCTTAGGATACACAATAGCAACGATTCTTAAAAGAAGCAGCCATGTATTCTCAGATCAAAGAGTGTGTGTGAAAATTGATTGGCTGGAACAATTAAACCGCCAGAATGTTCAG GTACAGGGAAAAGATCGTCTCGTCGTTAAACACGTAGCGGAGCAGCTGGGATTGGATGGTTCCTACATTCCTCGTACCTATATTGAACAGATTCAACTGGAAAAGCTTGTAAATGAAGTCATG GCTTTGCCTGATGATTTGAAGTCTAAACTCAGTCTTGACGAAGATTTGGTTTCAAGCCCCAAAGAAGCACTCTCTAGAGCCTCTGCTGATAGAGTTTCGTTGAGAAATAGGAATCTCAAAAG TGGCATATCTCGGTCATATACAACccaaagggagaaaaagatGACGGGATATGCTTCCAACCACCAGAGATTTGTTGACAGAAACTCGGAGTCTCCGGCAATGCTTGCAAACCAG GGAGCCATGACTCAGCTTTCTGAACAAATTTCATCACTAAATGATCGGATGGATGAGTTCACAACTCGAATTGAGGAGTTGAATTCAAAGTTGAGTTTCAAGAGGAATTCACCCAGCCAACAGAACATGAATCTCCAAGCAGAAACGTGTAATGGCTCTGTGCCAACTTCTTATTTCGTGTCTGGATTGGGTAATGGTTCCTTGACTGGATCCATTATGCCCAATTCTTCATCTTTCTCCCAGTTGGGCAAGGAATCTCCTTTAATGGATGAG ATATCAGGAATTGCGAGGGGGCAACGACAAGTTATGCACCAACTAGATTGCCTGAGCAATCTCGTCCGGGAACGCGAAAGCGGGATCGAAAGATCTCGTCAagtaagaacaaagaagaaaaccaTAATGCCTGATCCTGAGCCTCTTACACTTCCTCTCCTGTTGACCATAGCAGTTGGTGGTGTAGGAATTTTCTTGTACAAGGGGCTCTTAAGACGTAACTGa
- the LOC111807106 gene encoding peroxidase 11-like isoform X2, which produces MECAVLSDPRNAAFAVRLHFHDCFVQGCDGSILLDDTITLQGEKKASTNIHSLKGYRMMDRIKNSLESECPGIVSCADILTIAARDAVILVGGPYWEVPLGRKDSTTASYELANQNLPSANEGLLSIISKFLYQGLSVTDMVALSGAHTIGMARCKNFRERIYGDFEATSDANNPISKMYIEKLRSICPPIGKDAEKNITGMDNVTPEVFDNSYFQMLMRGEGVLNSDQELYSSLLGMETRALVKKYAVDPLAFFQQFSDSMVKLGNITNSDSFSSGEVRKNCRFINT; this is translated from the exons ATGGAGTGTGCAGTGCTTTCTGACCCACGTAATGCAGCTTTTGCTGTCCGATTGCACTTTCACGACTGCTTTGTCCAG GGGTGTGATGGGTCAATTCTGCTGGACGACACTATAACACTACAGGGTGAAAAAAAGGCTTCCACCAACATACACTCCCTCAAAGGCTATAGAATGATGGATAGGATAAAGAACAGCCTTGAATCAGAATGTCCTGGGATTGTTTCTTGTGCTGATATACTCACTATTGCAGCCAGGGATGCAGTGATTCTG GTGGGCGGCCCTTACTGGGAGGTCCCTCTTGGAAGAAAGGATTCCACAACTGCGAGCTATGAACTTGCAAACCAAAATCTTCCCTCTGCCAATGAGGGCCTTCTGAGTATCATCTCCAAGTTTCTTTATCAGGGCCTCTCCGTAACCGACATGGTAGCTCTATCAG GAGCACACACGATTGGAATGGCGAGGTGCAAGAATTTCAGGGAAAGGATTTATGGGGATTTCGAAGCGACTTCGGATGCTAACAACCCGATTTCGAAGATGTATATCGAAAAGTTGAGGTCTATATGTCCTCCAATTGGGAAAGATGCAGAGAAGAACATAACAGGAATGGACAATGTGACGCCAGAGGTGTTTGATAACTCCTACTTCCAGATGTTGATGAGGGGAGAAGGGGTTTTGAATTCAGATCAGGAATTGTATTCCAGCCTTCTGGGCATGGAAACCAGGGCGCTGGTGAAGAAATATGCCGTTGACCCACTTGCTTTCTTTCAGCAATTCTCTGATTCCATGGTGAAGTTGGGAAATATCACCAACTCTGATAGCTTTTCGAGTGGGGAAGTTAGGAAAAATTGCAGGTTTATCAACACATGA
- the LOC111807106 gene encoding peroxidase 11-like isoform X1 — MAIDSSPSLDYGLMLLLLSAFFALSQSLYDTGDPPLTLDYYAKTCPNVLQVVRKEMECAVLSDPRNAAFAVRLHFHDCFVQGCDGSILLDDTITLQGEKKASTNIHSLKGYRMMDRIKNSLESECPGIVSCADILTIAARDAVILVGGPYWEVPLGRKDSTTASYELANQNLPSANEGLLSIISKFLYQGLSVTDMVALSGAHTIGMARCKNFRERIYGDFEATSDANNPISKMYIEKLRSICPPIGKDAEKNITGMDNVTPEVFDNSYFQMLMRGEGVLNSDQELYSSLLGMETRALVKKYAVDPLAFFQQFSDSMVKLGNITNSDSFSSGEVRKNCRFINT; from the exons ATGGCCATTGATTCCTCTCCGAGCCTCGATTATGGGCTGATGCTGCTGCTACTTTCTGCTTTCTTCGCTCTGAGCCAGAGCTTGTATGACACAGGTGACCCCCCTTTGACGTTGGATTACTATGCCAAAACTTGTCCTAATGTGTTGCAGGTTGTGCGGAAAGAGATGGAGTGTGCAGTGCTTTCTGACCCACGTAATGCAGCTTTTGCTGTCCGATTGCACTTTCACGACTGCTTTGTCCAG GGGTGTGATGGGTCAATTCTGCTGGACGACACTATAACACTACAGGGTGAAAAAAAGGCTTCCACCAACATACACTCCCTCAAAGGCTATAGAATGATGGATAGGATAAAGAACAGCCTTGAATCAGAATGTCCTGGGATTGTTTCTTGTGCTGATATACTCACTATTGCAGCCAGGGATGCAGTGATTCTG GTGGGCGGCCCTTACTGGGAGGTCCCTCTTGGAAGAAAGGATTCCACAACTGCGAGCTATGAACTTGCAAACCAAAATCTTCCCTCTGCCAATGAGGGCCTTCTGAGTATCATCTCCAAGTTTCTTTATCAGGGCCTCTCCGTAACCGACATGGTAGCTCTATCAG GAGCACACACGATTGGAATGGCGAGGTGCAAGAATTTCAGGGAAAGGATTTATGGGGATTTCGAAGCGACTTCGGATGCTAACAACCCGATTTCGAAGATGTATATCGAAAAGTTGAGGTCTATATGTCCTCCAATTGGGAAAGATGCAGAGAAGAACATAACAGGAATGGACAATGTGACGCCAGAGGTGTTTGATAACTCCTACTTCCAGATGTTGATGAGGGGAGAAGGGGTTTTGAATTCAGATCAGGAATTGTATTCCAGCCTTCTGGGCATGGAAACCAGGGCGCTGGTGAAGAAATATGCCGTTGACCCACTTGCTTTCTTTCAGCAATTCTCTGATTCCATGGTGAAGTTGGGAAATATCACCAACTCTGATAGCTTTTCGAGTGGGGAAGTTAGGAAAAATTGCAGGTTTATCAACACATGA
- the LOC111807119 gene encoding serotonin N-acetyltransferase 2, chloroplastic gives MLLPAINSAPFSCSVRLTNPISVFSRNVAVAVSAQASPANSSYSVSDKDLESRGFMLHRTVSDLNLDHLNSVFAAVGFPKRDPDKIRIALENTDALLWIQYSKTQRPVAFARATGDGVFNAIIWDVVVDPSFQGLGLGKAVIERIIEDLLRKGISNIALYSEPRVLGFYRPLGFVADPDGIRGMVYSRKKKKN, from the coding sequence ATGCTACTCCCTGCAATCAACTCCGCCCCTTTCTCCTGCTCTGTTCGTCTCACTAACCCCATCTCCGTCTTTTCACGGAATGTCGCCGTCGCCGTCTCCGCCCAAGCGTCGCCGGCGAATTCTAGCTACAGCGTCTCCGACAAGGATCTCGAATCCCGAGGCTTCATGCTTCACCGCACCGTCTCCGACCTCAACCTCGACCACCTGAACTCGGTCTTCGCCGCCGTCGGATTCCCCAAGCGCGATCCGGACAAGATCAGGATTGCGTTGGAGAATACGGACGCCTTGCTCTGGATCCAATACAGTAAAACGCAACGGCCGGTGGCGTTCGCTAGGGCTACAGGCGACGGCGTGTTCAACGCGATTATATGGGATGTGGTGGTGGATCCATCCTTCCAAGGGCTTGGTTTAGGGAAGGCTGTGATCGAGAGGATTATCGAGGACCTGCTGCGTAAAGGCATTTCCAATATCGCATTGTATTCGGAGCCTCGTGTGCTAGGGTTCTACAGGCCTCTAGGTTTCGTCGCGGATCCGGATGGGATCCGTGGAATGGTGTActcgagaaagaaaaagaaaaactaa
- the LOC111789358 gene encoding basic leucine zipper 63-like isoform X1, with product MERQVNETKMENATRANQYEARLSVWLCIWFTDKVFDEMLHRNRCSCDLGENSFQIPSNIGMMQNSFQTLHHFNGFLGNLPMFHVPHPSHEFLAQSSSLSYNSTSDDAEEQQKSIIDERKQRRMISNRESARRSRMRKQKHLDELWSQVLRLRTENHELIDKLNHVSDSHEKVLLENARLKEEASDLRQMLSDLQIGSPYNPCLSNLEDIPCNTAHLRAESSSCQSIANSIDNLLH from the exons ATGGAAAG GCAAgtgaatgaaacaaaaatggaaaacgcAACCAGAGCCAATCAATATGAAGCCAGATTATCGGTATGGTTATGCATATGGTTCACAGACAAggtgttcgatgaaatgcTTCACAGAAATAGATGCAGCTGTGATTTAG GTGAAAACtcttttcaaattccttcaaaCATTGGGATGATGCAGAACAGCTTTCAGACCCTCCATCATTTCAATGGATTTTTAGGCAACCTTCCGATGTTTCATGTTCCTCATCCCAGCCACGAATTCCTTGCACAATCCTCAAGTCTTAGCTACAACTCAACATCTGATGATGCAGAGGAACAACAGAAGAGTATTATTGATGAGAGAAAGCAGAGAAGAATGATCTCTAATAGAGAATCAGCTCGTAGATCACGGATGAGAAAACAGAAGCACCTTGATGAGCTTTGGTCTCAGGTTCTTCGGCTTCGCACCGAGAACCATGAACTGATAGACAAATTGAACCATGTATCCGATAGCCATGAAAAGGTTCTTTTGGAGAATGCCAGGCTCAAGGAAGAAGCTTCTGATCTTCGTCAGATGCTCAGTGACTTGCAAATTGGCAGTCCTTATAATCCTTGCTTGAGTAACCTTGAAGATATTCCCTGCAACACTGCACATCTGAGAGCTGAATCTTCATCATGCCAGTCCATTGCTAACTCTATAGACAACCTACTCCATTGA
- the LOC111789358 gene encoding basic leucine zipper 43-like isoform X2: protein MIPGENSFQIPSNIGMMQNSFQTLHHFNGFLGNLPMFHVPHPSHEFLAQSSSLSYNSTSDDAEEQQKSIIDERKQRRMISNRESARRSRMRKQKHLDELWSQVLRLRTENHELIDKLNHVSDSHEKVLLENARLKEEASDLRQMLSDLQIGSPYNPCLSNLEDIPCNTAHLRAESSSCQSIANSIDNLLH, encoded by the coding sequence ATGATTCCAGGTGAAAACtcttttcaaattccttcaaaCATTGGGATGATGCAGAACAGCTTTCAGACCCTCCATCATTTCAATGGATTTTTAGGCAACCTTCCGATGTTTCATGTTCCTCATCCCAGCCACGAATTCCTTGCACAATCCTCAAGTCTTAGCTACAACTCAACATCTGATGATGCAGAGGAACAACAGAAGAGTATTATTGATGAGAGAAAGCAGAGAAGAATGATCTCTAATAGAGAATCAGCTCGTAGATCACGGATGAGAAAACAGAAGCACCTTGATGAGCTTTGGTCTCAGGTTCTTCGGCTTCGCACCGAGAACCATGAACTGATAGACAAATTGAACCATGTATCCGATAGCCATGAAAAGGTTCTTTTGGAGAATGCCAGGCTCAAGGAAGAAGCTTCTGATCTTCGTCAGATGCTCAGTGACTTGCAAATTGGCAGTCCTTATAATCCTTGCTTGAGTAACCTTGAAGATATTCCCTGCAACACTGCACATCTGAGAGCTGAATCTTCATCATGCCAGTCCATTGCTAACTCTATAGACAACCTACTCCATTGA